The following proteins come from a genomic window of Helicobacter canadensis MIT 98-5491:
- a CDS encoding endonuclease MutS2 yields MNNLVRKLDLEEYLKSYESFLSRPKDLFLEGDSKIHFNFISELEQVVFTPPKEVKNLDTQLVLLKKFGYLKLDEIFEFIKIIRYFNYLKSLKLEGILGNWFEGIMIPQPILEVAKSFLENGELKSGIYLEFDSIIESLMRVKREIAQQLNQILNHNKLAAYLVDRQMHFINEEECLLLKAGFHHVLSGQIINRSSAGFFYVLPQSIASLKSKSNELQNKKEEQLFYICKEISTLFTKNLAFLKFINKEFDRFDSYQARLNFAKSKGLEFLAPKPNGKKIILSEFKHPALKKPKSINLSFDGQILMVTGVNAGGKTMLLKSVMSAVFLSKYLIPLPINAAKSSIDSFKFIELILEDPQNSKNDISTFGGRMLQFSEILNQRDGIIGVDEIELGTDSDEAASLFKVLLENLISKNNKIIVTTHHKRLAALMAGNPKVQLLAALFDEKNQMPTFSFLDGTIGKSYAFETAVRYGIPKTLVNEARILYGEDKEKLNELIENSSRLEMKLQQEIKQTELKREELKQKIIHLKSKEETLEQSYKAKIALLERTYQEAIKTAKQASKMQNQAEIHRQMNEANKILRQVKKQEEHREKPKIQAFKVGNRVKYHQSRGVIVSIKKDSAMVQLDEGFKLRVPLGELKLSGNPPEIPQVKFNVQSPKNANVVLDLHGMRAEEALEKLDEFISNSLIVGFDEVLVYHGIGTGRLSSVVRDFLEKHPKVVEFTDAPPKSGGFGAKIVKL; encoded by the coding sequence ATGAATAATTTAGTTAGAAAGTTAGATTTAGAAGAATATTTAAAAAGCTATGAGAGTTTTTTATCTCGCCCTAAAGATTTGTTTTTAGAGGGTGATAGCAAAATCCATTTTAATTTTATTAGTGAGCTAGAGCAGGTTGTTTTTACTCCGCCAAAAGAAGTGAAGAATCTTGATACGCAACTAGTGCTTTTAAAGAAATTTGGCTATTTAAAGTTAGATGAAATTTTTGAGTTTATTAAAATAATTCGCTATTTTAATTATCTCAAAAGCTTGAAATTAGAGGGAATTTTAGGGAATTGGTTTGAAGGGATTATGATTCCACAGCCTATTTTGGAGGTTGCAAAGTCTTTTTTAGAAAATGGTGAGCTAAAAAGTGGGATTTATTTGGAATTTGATTCTATTATAGAAAGCCTTATGCGAGTTAAAAGAGAGATCGCTCAACAATTAAACCAAATCCTAAATCACAATAAGCTTGCAGCTTATCTTGTAGATAGGCAGATGCATTTTATAAATGAAGAAGAATGCTTGCTGCTTAAGGCAGGATTCCATCATGTTCTCTCTGGACAAATTATTAATCGCTCAAGTGCTGGATTTTTTTATGTTTTACCTCAAAGTATCGCGAGTTTAAAAAGCAAAAGCAATGAATTGCAAAATAAAAAAGAGGAGCAGTTATTTTATATTTGCAAGGAGATTTCAACGCTTTTTACTAAGAATCTTGCATTTTTAAAATTTATTAATAAAGAATTTGATCGTTTTGATTCTTATCAAGCGCGTTTAAATTTTGCAAAGTCAAAAGGATTAGAGTTTTTAGCTCCCAAGCCCAATGGCAAAAAGATTATTTTAAGTGAATTTAAACATCCAGCACTAAAGAAACCAAAATCTATCAATCTCTCTTTTGATGGGCAAATTTTGATGGTTACAGGGGTGAATGCCGGTGGAAAAACAATGCTTTTAAAATCTGTAATGAGTGCGGTTTTTCTCTCTAAGTATTTGATTCCACTTCCTATTAATGCAGCAAAATCAAGCATCGATTCTTTTAAGTTTATTGAGTTAATTTTGGAAGATCCACAAAATAGCAAGAATGATATTTCTACTTTTGGGGGTAGAATGTTGCAGTTTTCGGAGATTCTAAACCAAAGAGATGGAATTATTGGTGTGGATGAAATTGAGCTTGGGACAGATAGTGATGAAGCGGCAAGTTTGTTTAAAGTGTTGCTAGAAAATTTGATTTCTAAAAATAACAAAATCATTGTAACTACCCACCATAAGCGACTTGCTGCACTAATGGCTGGGAATCCTAAAGTGCAACTTTTAGCGGCTTTGTTTGATGAAAAAAATCAAATGCCAACTTTTAGTTTTCTTGATGGTACCATTGGCAAAAGTTATGCCTTTGAAACGGCGGTGCGTTATGGGATTCCAAAAACACTTGTAAATGAAGCGAGAATCCTTTATGGAGAGGATAAAGAAAAGCTTAATGAATTAATTGAAAATTCCTCGCGTTTAGAAATGAAATTGCAACAAGAAATTAAGCAAACAGAGCTTAAAAGAGAAGAATTGAAACAAAAAATTATTCATTTAAAATCTAAAGAAGAAACTTTGGAGCAATCTTATAAGGCAAAAATTGCACTCTTGGAGCGAACTTATCAAGAGGCGATTAAGACGGCAAAACAGGCAAGCAAAATGCAAAATCAAGCTGAAATTCATCGTCAAATGAATGAAGCCAATAAGATTCTAAGGCAAGTAAAAAAACAAGAAGAACACAGAGAGAAGCCAAAGATTCAAGCTTTTAAAGTCGGAAATAGGGTAAAATATCATCAATCAAGAGGCGTGATTGTAAGTATCAAAAAGGATAGCGCAATGGTGCAACTTGATGAAGGTTTTAAGCTTAGGGTGCCTTTGGGTGAGTTAAAATTAAGTGGTAATCCTCCGGAGATTCCGCAAGTTAAATTTAATGTGCAATCTCCTAAAAATGCCAATGTGGTTTTGGATTTGCATGGAATGAGGGCAGAAGAAGCTTTAGAAAAACTTGATGAATTTATTTCAAATAGCTTAATTGTTGGATTTGATGAAGTTTTAGTTTATCATGGAATTGGCACTGGAAGACTTTCAAGCGTAGTGAGAGACTTTTTAGAAAAGCATCCAAAAGTTGTGGAATTTACAGATGCACCCCCAAAATCTGGTGGATTTGGAGCAAAAATTGTGAAGTTATAA
- the murC gene encoding UDP-N-acetylmuramate--L-alanine ligase — translation MALEIPKSIHFIGIGGIGISALAKFLHAQGVKVSGSDMCEGCVTKELKAMGIPICIPHAKESINCQDLVIHSAIIKPDNIEVMEAKKKGIAVLSRKEALSLILKDKQVYAVAGAHGKSTTTAILSAILQESSALIGAESKEFGSNTRALKTNKVVFEADESDKSFLECNPYCAIVTNAEPEHMETYGHNLEVFYQAYRDFLELAKYRVINAEDEFLKTLQCECVRLYPSKDIENIEYFLKDGEPKTRFRLKNSGKDLGVFEVYGLGEHIALDAALAILAALECMEVEQIRQNIQNFCGIKKRFDILSKGKCLIVDDYAHHPTEIKATLKSLKKYQELTQYQQICGIWQPHKYSRILDNLEEFVECFSGIDRLVILPVYAVGEAKKEINFSKLFAKYQPTFADFVKREGDSLVLYCNGVEIDRIESGIAVGFNAGDLTYQLRGGF, via the coding sequence GTGGCTTTAGAGATTCCAAAATCTATACATTTTATTGGAATTGGCGGTATTGGAATCTCAGCTTTAGCTAAATTCTTGCACGCACAAGGTGTGAAGGTTAGTGGATCAGATATGTGCGAGGGCTGTGTAACAAAGGAATTAAAAGCTATGGGGATTCCTATTTGCATTCCACACGCTAAAGAGTCAATTAATTGCCAAGACTTGGTGATTCACTCTGCAATTATTAAGCCTGATAATATTGAGGTAATGGAAGCTAAAAAAAAGGGTATTGCAGTGCTTTCACGCAAAGAAGCCTTGAGTTTAATTTTAAAAGATAAGCAGGTTTATGCGGTTGCTGGAGCACATGGTAAAAGCACTACGACAGCGATTTTGAGTGCGATTTTGCAAGAGAGCAGTGCATTAATTGGGGCAGAGAGTAAGGAGTTTGGCTCTAACACGCGTGCTTTAAAGACTAATAAGGTGGTGTTTGAAGCTGATGAATCAGATAAAAGCTTTTTAGAGTGCAATCCTTATTGTGCGATTGTAACAAATGCTGAACCTGAACATATGGAGACTTATGGGCATAATTTGGAAGTGTTTTATCAAGCCTATAGGGATTTTTTGGAGTTAGCAAAATATCGTGTGATTAATGCTGAAGATGAATTTTTAAAAACACTTCAATGCGAGTGTGTGAGGCTTTATCCTTCAAAAGATATTGAAAATATTGAATATTTCTTAAAAGATGGAGAACCAAAAACGCGTTTTAGATTAAAAAATAGTGGCAAAGATTTAGGAGTTTTTGAAGTTTATGGGCTTGGAGAACATATCGCACTTGATGCAGCCCTAGCAATTTTAGCGGCATTAGAATGTATGGAAGTGGAGCAAATTCGTCAAAATATTCAAAATTTTTGTGGAATCAAAAAGAGATTTGATATTTTAAGTAAGGGCAAATGCCTAATTGTTGATGATTATGCCCATCATCCAACAGAAATTAAAGCCACTTTAAAATCGCTAAAAAAATATCAAGAATTAACTCAATATCAGCAGATTTGTGGAATTTGGCAGCCCCATAAATATTCGCGTATATTGGATAATTTAGAGGAATTTGTAGAGTGTTTTAGTGGGATAGATAGGCTAGTAATCCTGCCAGTTTATGCAGTTGGAGAAGCAAAAAAGGAGATTAACTTTTCTAAGCTTTTTGCCAAATATCAACCTACTTTTGCGGATTTTGTTAAAAGAGAAGGGGATTCTTTAGTGCTTTATTGTAATGGAGTGGAGATTGATAGGATAGAGAGTGGAATTGCAGTGGGGTTTAATGCAGGGGACTTGACTTATCAGCTTCGAGGGGGTTTTTAG